A segment of the Symmachiella macrocystis genome:
AAAGCCCTGTATCGCCCCCGAGACTGCCGCAGGCAGACGAGATCTCAGCGTTTGCATTTCTGATCGTGATGCCATCGATTCCCCCAACCCACGCCGGTAACCAGTAAGGAAATCCTCTTTTTTTATTTCTTATCCGTGTCCATCCGTGTTAATCCGTGGCTAAAAAGAATTCAAGATTCACTCAGCCGCCAAATTGACCCGCACGATTTCCTTATCATTCCGCGCAAAAACGCTCTGCATCGCAAAGGCCGGGTGCGACCAGATTGTCAGGCGACGGCGGACTTTGCGTGTTGGCTCGAGCAATTCTGCGCGGCTCAGTTCTTCGTAACCCTCCGGCGTCAAACGAGCGATGATCAATTCGCCTTGTTCGTTGCAGATGAACACGCGGTCCTTGTGGGGGATCAAAAACGCGTTCCACCAACGGTCTTCCCCCGTCGCCTCAAATGTCTCCCAAACACGATCTCCCTGTTCGGCGTCCAGGCAGCGCAATTGTCCAAAACTACAGACTCCGTAAATGTGCGATTCTGTAAAAATCGGCGTCGGCATAATCGAATGCAGGCCGTCGGTCTTTTTTTCGCTGTCGCTATTTCCTTGCCAAAGCAGTTTCGCCGCTGGGGGATCGGAGGAAACTTCCAGCATCCGCGGTCCGTTGTAAAACGCAGTGACGAATAGCCGATTGCCTTGACGTTTCGGCGTCGGCACCGTCAGCCCTACGCGCACATCGAAGGGGAACTCCCAGTATTTTTCGCCGGTTTCTGGATTGAGAGACGTGATGGCTGTGGGGTGCCAAGCAATCAGTTGCCGCACTCCATCGAACTCATAAATCACCGGCGGAGCATACCCCACGGCCGGATCATCTATTGCCCGCCACAGTTCTTGGCCGGTCATTTTGTCAAAGCTGACCAGACACGCGCCGTCGCTGCCCCCGACGAGGGTGATCAATTGTTTGCCATCGACCAGCGGCGAGGCCGCCATACCCCAGTTCGGCAGTGCGGTCCCATACTCCTCGACGAAGTTCTTTTTCCAAAGGATTTCTCCCTGTTCGACGTCAAAGCAAAACATGTCTCCCTGCGTGCCGATTGTATAGACACGATTGCCATCGACCACCGGCGTCGCCCGCGGGCCATGGGCATAGCTGACTGTGTAGCGGACGTCGTAAGCGTGCTGCCACAGAACCTTGCCCGTTTCGGCGTTCAAGCAGAGGACGCGTTCTTGGCGGTCCGCCGGTTGGTAATCGGTAACGAATACCCGTCCGTCCGCCACGGCCGGGCCGCTGTAGCCTTCTCCCAAGGGAGTCGACCAAACGCGCGGCAATGGTCCCGGCGGGAGGGACTCGACGATCCCGTCTTCGCGCCAAACACAATCCCGGTGCGGCCCACCCCATTGGGGCCAATCTTCGGCGAAACTGGAGCGGATGGGGATCACGAACAGCAGGACCGCAAAGCAGAAGGATAGGCAAGTCGTCGGCGCGACGGCAAATCGGCAGGGCATCGAGGAACTCCCGGAGGTGTGATGAGCGGGCTGGACAAACTGATTCTAGCGATGCATGTCCAATTCCCGGCCATGCGCGCGACCCCCGCATCATACGCAGCATGGCGTGCCAAGCCAACCACCGTTTGCGTGCAGCGGGCAGCAGGCCTCGAAATCAAGCAGCCCCGCCGCCGTCCCCCGCTTTTTTCGCGGGTGGGGCTGGGACTTTTTTTGCCGCCGGCGATTGCTGCCGCACGAGTAAAATCATGCGTACACGTCGCGGCGCGTCAGCGTTTTGCTTTTTGATTTCAGCGTTGTCCACGCCGATGGCTTCCTGTTCGGCCAGTTTAATGGCAGGTTTGTCCGCTAATTCTTCACTCGAAGAGGGGACTGCAGGTTTGCTGGGCGTTTTCTCAATGTCGACCGTGCCTGCCGGAATCTGTGATTGCAAAGCCTCGGGAACGGCTGTGACTTGAGCTCGTGTTGTTTGCCGGGCGATTGCGCGGCCAACAATTTGGCTCCCTTCCAATCTCGAAGCCTTCGGTTTTTGCTTCCCATCGCTTTGCCCCTCGCCACGGCTTTCCTTTGCGGTCTCATTCTTGCGCGTGATCGATCGTTTCTTCGAACCTAGTGCGGGGGGAGGGACATCCTTGGGGATGTGCGACTGCGGAGAGGTTCGGCTGCCAAACTGTGGGGGAACCGATAGCGCATCGTCAGCACGATCATCGGTTTGCTCACCGCCAGAGGCGCCAAAGTGGGCCTGCTCTTTGGTGGAGAGTTGAGCAACGAGAATCGGTTGGCCAGCCTCCAGGTCCAGCAATTGGCCGCCATCGTCGTTGATATTGGCGACAAGATCCGCCAATTCCTCCGGCGAGCCTTCTAGATGGATGGCAATCGTATCGGGCGCGCCTTCCAAGCCAATGACATCCACTTGCGTGCCACCGATCCATTGATCGATATTGACCACAACCGCCTTGAAAACCGCCACTTGCTCTTGTGACTCGTCCAGTTCCGTCATGTGGATGACTTCGCCGATTCGGCTACGGTTCCATTTTTGACCGGCGGGCAATCTCACCAATTTGTCTTTTTTTATCGCGGGCTGCTTGCTTTGCCGCAGCATCGTGTCGGCCTCATCCGTCGCAATGAATTTCTCAGCGTCAGCGGTTTGTCCGCTATTGATCGCTGGTAATGCAACGGTTGCCGCATTCCGGGAAACTGTTTTTAGATCCGATTGGGCATCCGTCGTCAAAGCTTCGGCCGGAGCGGTTTCGGCCTCCATCTGATGATTGTCCATATCCTCCACGACTATCGCTTCTGTCATGGGCTGCTGCACCGGTTGGGGGGCGGGCACTGCGCGGACCAGAAACACCACAGCTGCTGCGGCGGCGGCGATTCCCAATGTTGGTTTCAGCCAGGATCGCCGGGTCGTGGTCACGGGGGCCGGAGGGGTCGGTTCGCGCAGCAATGAACGTCGTTCCGCCTGGAGGAGGACTTCTTGCGCGAATCCTTGCGGAGGCTGCGCGGGGGGCAGCTCCTGCATCCACTGCGAGAGCTTTTGGAAGTCCGCCAGTTGTTGCTGCGCAGCGGGAGAGGATTCCAACAGCTGCGCCACATCCGCGCGCTCACTCTGCGACAGTTCCCCGTCCAGATACGCGGATAGCAATTCTTCGGATATTTTGTCGTTCATACCGCACCGATCACATGTGCCTCAGGCACGTCGATTTTCTGTGAGACATTCGCGGCCACAGCTGCCGGGGAATCATTGCCCTCGACCCGACTGTTAAAAACCGCTGCTCACCCCTTCAAATAAAATAGGCCGTTCTGCGTAGGACGTTTCCTGTCAAACTTCTTCGTCCTTGAGTATGCGCTGAAGTTTTGCTCGTAATTCGATCCGCCCGCGGTGGATGCGGCTGCGAACCGTTCCCACGGGACAATCGAGCGTTTCAGCAATCTGTTCGTATTTCATGCCCTCAATTTCCTTGAGGACCAAAACTGTGCGAAAATCTTCTGGGAGTTCGGCGAGAGCGGTCCGGACGGCAAGTTGTCGTTCTGTCTGTTCGAGTGCAAATCCGGGGAATGCTTGTGGGTGTGTGTCGGCCGGTTCCTGTCCCGTGTTGTCCCGTGCGGCGTCTATCGAGACGGTCGCACGTCGTTTCTTGCGATGGCGGGAAACAGCCGCGTTGAGAGCGATGCGAAACAACCAAGAATAAAAAGCCGAATCGCCTCGGAATGAATCTAATTTTTCAAAGGCCTGTACAAAGGCATCCTGCGCGACATCGAGCGCTTCATCCGTGGATCCAACCACAGAAACAAGACTGTTGTAAAGCCGGTCCTGATAGCGCTCCACCAGCGCACCAAACGCCTGCGTTTGGCCACTGAGACAATCGGCAATCAGTTCTCGGTCGTCCTGTTTCACGGTCTTCCGTTCAATGTGACGCCCTGAGGCGGCGGAAAGTTCCCTAAATCCACAGTTTTGTGAAGTAATTGTGACACCTGCGTCTGACGTTTATACGCGTAAACCGACGATTTTACACAACCGCAGGCCCAATCAGTAGATATGTTGGCCGGTTTTTCGCTGCAGATCGAGTCGTCAGTACTCCACGGCGATTACCAACTCCGCCTTCAGTCACAGGTTTTGCCGGGAAGACCGCTCCCCGCCCCCACTATGTTCGTGCTGGGTTCATGCCGGGCTGGCGGTTGACTTTACTTGTGGTTTTGAATTGAGCGGGGTCGGTTGCGGCGGTTGAAACGATCGTTCCGGTTGGCGGGTGACGTACCATAAAAAGGCCAATGCCGTTGCCAGTAACCCGAAGCTAAAGAGCTGCGCCGGCGTGAACGGCGTCCCCCATTTGCCCCCCTCGTCGTTTCGTAAAAACTCGATCGTAAACCGCGATATCGGATAGGCCAACCAGCCAACGGCCAAGACCGCACCATCCTTATGGCGATAGGGATAATAGCAAAACGTCAGCACCGCCAAGACGAGGGCGTTGATCGCGCTGTAGATTTGCGTCGGATGCAGCGGTCGACTGCCGGCCGCGTCGGGGAAGATGATCCCGCGCTGCACTTCGGCCATGAAAGGCACGCTCTCCGGCGGAAAGGTCACTGCCCAAGGGAGTGCACAGGCATCCCCCCAACAGCAGCCATTGAGAAAACATCCCATGCGTCCAAACATCATTCCCACAAACACCGACGTGATGGCGATGTCTCCCAGTTTCAGCAGCGGAATACTCTTAACGCGACAATAGATCACCGTCGCCAAAACT
Coding sequences within it:
- a CDS encoding anti-sigma factor family protein, with protein sequence MNDKISEELLSAYLDGELSQSERADVAQLLESSPAAQQQLADFQKLSQWMQELPPAQPPQGFAQEVLLQAERRSLLREPTPPAPVTTTRRSWLKPTLGIAAAAAAVVFLVRAVPAPQPVQQPMTEAIVVEDMDNHQMEAETAPAEALTTDAQSDLKTVSRNAATVALPAINSGQTADAEKFIATDEADTMLRQSKQPAIKKDKLVRLPAGQKWNRSRIGEVIHMTELDESQEQVAVFKAVVVNIDQWIGGTQVDVIGLEGAPDTIAIHLEGSPEELADLVANINDDGGQLLDLEAGQPILVAQLSTKEQAHFGASGGEQTDDRADDALSVPPQFGSRTSPQSHIPKDVPPPALGSKKRSITRKNETAKESRGEGQSDGKQKPKASRLEGSQIVGRAIARQTTRAQVTAVPEALQSQIPAGTVDIEKTPSKPAVPSSSEELADKPAIKLAEQEAIGVDNAEIKKQNADAPRRVRMILLVRQQSPAAKKVPAPPAKKAGDGGGAA
- a CDS encoding RNA polymerase sigma factor: MKQDDRELIADCLSGQTQAFGALVERYQDRLYNSLVSVVGSTDEALDVAQDAFVQAFEKLDSFRGDSAFYSWLFRIALNAAVSRHRKKRRATVSIDAARDNTGQEPADTHPQAFPGFALEQTERQLAVRTALAELPEDFRTVLVLKEIEGMKYEQIAETLDCPVGTVRSRIHRGRIELRAKLQRILKDEEV
- the lgt gene encoding prolipoprotein diacylglyceryl transferase encodes the protein MRQTLFVIRFDGEIPLGSLGDLPVFGLGLLLAVWAVIGASLLYVRYRETESLVPSLYGVGLWTAVALAIFYAPHQQRLVGIPIFGYGFMLFLGFVFATTIASYRANRQGFPESAVWDLTFWVFLCGIGGARLWYVIQYSERYFGPGKNLANLINLPDGGLVFYGGLLGGVLATVIYCRVKSIPLLKLGDIAITSVFVGMMFGRMGCFLNGCCWGDACALPWAVTFPPESVPFMAEVQRGIIFPDAAGSRPLHPTQIYSAINALVLAVLTFCYYPYRHKDGAVLAVGWLAYPISRFTIEFLRNDEGGKWGTPFTPAQLFSFGLLATALAFLWYVTRQPERSFQPPQPTPLNSKPQVKSTASPA
- a CDS encoding PQQ-binding-like beta-propeller repeat protein, yielding MPCRFAVAPTTCLSFCFAVLLFVIPIRSSFAEDWPQWGGPHRDCVWREDGIVESLPPGPLPRVWSTPLGEGYSGPAVADGRVFVTDYQPADRQERVLCLNAETGKVLWQHAYDVRYTVSYAHGPRATPVVDGNRVYTIGTQGDMFCFDVEQGEILWKKNFVEEYGTALPNWGMAASPLVDGKQLITLVGGSDGACLVSFDKMTGQELWRAIDDPAVGYAPPVIYEFDGVRQLIAWHPTAITSLNPETGEKYWEFPFDVRVGLTVPTPKRQGNRLFVTAFYNGPRMLEVSSDPPAAKLLWQGNSDSEKKTDGLHSIMPTPIFTESHIYGVCSFGQLRCLDAEQGDRVWETFEATGEDRWWNAFLIPHKDRVFICNEQGELIIARLTPEGYEELSRAELLEPTRKVRRRLTIWSHPAFAMQSVFARNDKEIVRVNLAAE